Below is a genomic region from Flammeovirgaceae bacterium SG7u.111.
AAGCTCCACATCTGTCAACCGGTTTTTGAGTGCAAACTCAATTCCCCCATTTACATTTTCTAAGCTATTTCTATTGTATAGTTGTTTAAGTAAAAGGCTAGGTATGATTGTCATGGCTATAAAATTAATATGTAATGACTATGTGTTGAAAAAATACAACTCCTTGAAGTTATATGCTTGCCAATTTAAAAAACACTAGAACTGAAGGACTAGTGTTTTTTCGCTTTTGAATTTATAAACTTGCAAAAACGGATGTGTTCGTTTAGTTTGTTGCTCAAAATACAACCTGTATATGAATTTAGGAAAAAATAAAGTGTTAGTGTTTATAGTTGCCGCCATATTATTAGCTGGGCTAGGTATTTACTATTTTTTATTTGAAAGGCAGCACACCGAATGGTGGTTGGTTTTGCTTGGAGGAGGTCTGCTAAACCTTTATTTAGCTTATCAGGCAAAGTCAGGAAAGTTATAATATATCAATAGTTAAACCCAAACCCATGAAAATAGATTTTAGCTATATCACAGACGTAGCAAATGGCAGGACAGAATTGCTAGTAAAGCTCTTAAAAACCATATCTGCAAACCTTGAAGAATACCCCATAAATATGCAGAATGCTTTTGATAAAGGTGATTATATGAGCTTGGGAGAAATAGCCCACAAATACAAATCGAGTGTTGGTTATTTGGGAAATGAAGGGTTTACACAACTTCTCACTATGATTGACCAAATCCGTGATGAAGAAGTGGTTGATGCCGAAGAAACAAAATTATTTTTGGATGAAGTTATCAATCATTCAGCCAGCATTAAAGCTCAAATTGATCTAAAACTGAAAGAGTTTTAGATCAATTTGAGGCTATAACCTTGTTTGGTATACCTTCTTGTTTCCTGCCTTATCCGTAACTTCTAGTTTGAAGTCTCCTTTAAGGCTATCAGAACTTTCCATCAATTTCGTCCAAATTACCGCTTTCCGTGGGTCATACTCCATCATGACCCACTTCCCATTTATTGTTGCTCTGTAGGAATCTATTCCTGATAACCTATCACTGATAATGCACCGGACATACTGTCTACTCCTACTTATTACCCGTATAGTTGGAGGAATTGAATCAGCCAACAACTCAAACTCACCTAGCCCTCTAGTACTGAACGAGACAGTCGCACCTTCCCAATTTCCACCTATGAACGAGGGCTTATTTCTTTTTCCAATTCTATAAACATGGTATTTTTCCTCATGCGGAAGGGAGTCCGGAACATGAAAGTCAATTTTGATTCGCTCAAAA
It encodes:
- a CDS encoding Hpt domain-containing protein translates to MKIDFSYITDVANGRTELLVKLLKTISANLEEYPINMQNAFDKGDYMSLGEIAHKYKSSVGYLGNEGFTQLLTMIDQIRDEEVVDAEETKLFLDEVINHSASIKAQIDLKLKEF